In the genome of Vicia villosa cultivar HV-30 ecotype Madison, WI linkage group LG7, Vvil1.0, whole genome shotgun sequence, one region contains:
- the LOC131620885 gene encoding receptor protein kinase TMK1, which yields MRRRRRWPIHTRIIHTHMTVHNRTASQTFFISMDPTCMCITSPHSSLNLTNQKQNKTKHHLLLFSSLLSHNINMKKNIIVLNPLTFFLFLFFVTLFTHSQNDDALVMLSLKKSINPPGWSDPDPCKWTHVSCSDDNRVTRIQIGRQNLRGTLPRNLNNLTELQHLELQFNNFSGPLPSLNGLSSLQVFMASSNGFTLIPGDFFTGLSQLVSVEIDDNPFEPWEIPLSLKDASSLQNFSANNANVKGKLPDFFGDEVFPVLTLLHLAFNKLEGVLPKSFSGLKVESLWLNGQKSDGKLTGSVEVLQNMTSLTEVWLHSNAFDGPLPGFEGLKDLEVLSLRDNSFTGVVPSSLVSLKSLKVVNLTNNYFQGPVPVFGAGVEVDNVKDSNSFCLSSPGDCDPRVQVLLSIVGAMGYPLKFAESWKGNDPCVNWIGITCSDGNISVVNFQKMGLSGVISPEFAKLKSLQRLILSDNNITGVIPNELTTLPMLTQLNVANNHLYGKTPSFKKNVIVTTSGNIDMGKDKNSLSPQGSMSPNGTDANGGNGESSGNGGKKSSSHVGLIVFAVVGAVFVVSLIGFFVFCLLRMKQKKLSRVQSPNALVIHPRHSGSDNESVKITVAGSSVSVGGVSEGHAVPNSEMGDIQMVEAGNMVISIQVLRSVTNNFSEKNILGQGGFGTVYKGELHDGTRIAVKRMECGAIAGKGASEFKSEIAVLTKVRHRHLVALLGYCLDGNEKLLVYEYMPQGTLSRYIFNWPDEGLEPLAWNRRLIIALDVARGVEYLHSLAHQSFIHRDLKPSNILLGDDMRAKVADFGLVRLAPEGKASIETRIAGTFGYLAPEYAVTGRVTTKVDVFSFGVILMELITGRKALDESQPEDSMHLVAWFRRMYLDKDTFRKSIDPTIDINEETLASIHTVAELAGHCSAREPYQRPDMGHAVNVLSSLVEQWKPSDSNSEDIYGIDLDLSLPQALKKWQAYEGASQLESTSSSSLLPSLDNTQTSIPTRPYGFADSFTSADGR from the exons atgAGGAGGAGAAGAAGGTGGCCCATACATACCAGAATCATACACACACACATGACAGTACATAACAGAACAGCCTCTCAAACTTTCTTCATATCCATGGACCCCACCTGCATGTGCATTACTTCTCCTCACTCTTCTTTAAACTTAACTaaccaaaaacaaaacaaaactaaacaccaccttcttcttttctcttctcttctctcccaCAACATCAACATGAAGAAAAACATCATAGTACTAAACCCTCTAACTTTCTTTTTGTTCCTCTTCTTTGTTACTCTCTTCACTCACTCCCAAAACGACGACGCTTTGGTTATGCTCTCTCTTAAAAAATCTATCAACCCGCCCGGTTGGTCCGACCCGGATCCATGTAAATGGACCCACGTTTCATGCTCCGACGACAACCGCGTTACTCGAATCCAAATCGGTCGTCAGAATCTCCGAGGCACACTCCCGAGGAATCTAAACAACTTAACCGAGTTACAACACTTGGAGCTTCAGTTCAACAATTTCTCGGGTCCTCTTCCGAGCTTAAACGGGTTAAGCTCTCTTCAGGTTTTCATGGCGAGTAGTAACGGTTTTACTTTGATTCCCGGTGATTTTTTTACTGGTTTGTCTCAGCTTGTTTCTGTGGAGATCGATGATAATCCTTTTGAGCCTTGGGAGATTCCTCTGTCTCTTAAAGATGCTTCTTCGCTTCAGAACTTTTCTGCTAATAATGCTAATGTTAAGGGTAAGTTACCGGATTTTTTTGGTGACGAGGTTTTTCCTGTTCTGACCCTTTTGCATTTGGCTTTCAATAAGCTTGAGGGTGTGTTGCCCAAGAGCTTTTCTGGTTTAAAGGTTGAGTCTTTGTGGTTGAATGGTCAGAAGAGTGATGGTAAGCTTACTGGGTCGGTTGAGGTTTTGCAGAATATGACTTCTTTGACTGAGGTTTGGTTGCATTCTAATGCTTTTGATGGTCCTTTACCTGGTTTTGAAGGGTTGAAAGATTTAGAGGTTTTGAGTTTAAGGGATAACTCTTTCACTGGTGTTGTTCCTAGTTCATTGGTTAGCTTGAAGTCGCTTAAAGTTGTGAACTTGACTAATAACTATTTTCAAGGTCCAGTGCCTGTTTTTGGTGCTGGGGTTGAGGTTGATAATGTTAAGGATTCTAATAGCTTTTGTTTGTCTAGTCCCGGTGATTGTGATCCTAGGGTGCAGGTGCTTCTTTCTATTGTTGGGGCTATGGGTTATCCTTTGAAGTTTGCGGAGAGTTGGAAGGGGAATGATCCTTGTGTTAATTGGATTGGGATTACTTGTAGTGATGGGAACATTAGTGTTGTTAATTTTCAAAAGATGGGTCTTAGTGGTGTGATATCTCCCGAGTTTGCTAAGCTTAAGTCGCTGCAAAGACTCATTCTTTCGGATAACAATATCACTGGTGTCATTCCTAATGAGCTTACTACTTTGCCTATGCTAACTCAATTGAATGTTGCGAACAATCATCTCTATGGAAAAACACCTAGTTTTAAGAAGAATGTAATTGTGACTACTAGTGGGAACATTGATATGGGGAAGGATAAGAACAGCCTTTCACCTCAGGGTTCAATGTCTCCTAATGGTACCGATGCGAATGGAGGAAATGGTGAGAGTTCTGGAAATGGCGGCAAAAAGTCTTCTTCTCATGTAGGATTGATTGTGTTTGCTGTGGTTGGTGCTGTTTTTGTGGTCTCTTTGATTGGTTTCTTTGTTTTCTGCTTGCTAAGGATGAAGCAAAAGAAGTTAAGTAGGGTTCAGAGTCCGAATGCACTAGTTATTCACCCTCGGCATTCTGGGTCAGATAACGAAAGTGTGAAGATAACAGTTGCAGGTTCGAGTGTCAGTGTTGGAGGTGTGAGTGAAGGCCATGCCGTACCAAACAGTGAGATGGGAGATATTCAAATGGTTGAAGCGGGAAACATGGTCATTTCAATACAGGTTTTAAGGAGTGTCACAAACAATTTCAGTGAGAAAAATATATTGGGACAAGGAGGTTTTGGGACGGTTTATAAAGGTGAACTCCATGATGGTACAAGAATTGCAGTGAAAAGAATGGAGTGTGGGGCAATAGCCGGAAAGGGTGCGTCAGAATTTAAGTCTGAAATTGCTGTTTTGACAAAGGTTCGTCATCGACATCTCGTTGCTCTTCTCGGGTACTGCTTGGATGGGAATGAGAAGCTTCTTGTGTACGAGTACATGCCTCAGGGGACCCTAAGTAGGTATATTTTTAATTGGCCGGATGAAGGACTCGAACCACTTGCGTGGAATAGGAGATTGATCATTGCCTTAGATGTCGCAAGGGGTGTGGAGTACCTTCATAGCTTGGCTCATCAAAGCTTCATACACAGAGATTTAAAACCTTCAAACATTCTCCTTGGAGATGATATGAGGGCAAAGGTCGCAGATTTTGGTCTAGTGCGTCTCGCTCCAGAAGGAAAAGCATCAATTGAAACAAGAATTGCAGGAACTTTTGGATATTTAGCTCCGGAATATGCAG TTACCGGCCGTGTGACAACAAAAGTGGACGTGTTCAGCTTTGGAGTAATACTAATGGAGCTGATAACTGGAAGAAAAGCACTTGACGAGAGCCAACCTGAGGATAGCATGCACCTTGTAGCATGGTTCCGAAGAATGTACTTAGATAAGGACACATTCCGCAAGTCCATCGACCCCACAATTGACATCAACGAGGAAACACTTGCTAGTATTCACACTGTAGCAGAGTTAGCTGGTCACTGCAGTGCAAGGGAGCCATATCAAAGACCAGACATGGGACACGCAGTTAACGTGCTTTCGTCTCTTGTTGAACAATGGAAACCGTCTGATTCGAATTCTGAAGATATATACGGTATCGACCTTGACTTGTCTTTACCGCAAGCACTCAAGAAATGGCAGGCTTATGAAGGTGCAAGTCAACTGGAGTCGACGTCTTCCTCTTCGCTTCTTCCAAGTTTGGATAACACGCAAACAAGTATACCTACTCGCCCATATGGATTTGCCGACTCTTTCACGTCGGCAGATGGGAGGTGA
- the LOC131619390 gene encoding phytoene synthase, chloroplastic-like — MVAEMRRMQGRCGDYASHITPAAMDRRESRLEELFQGRPFDMFDAALSDTISKFPPFKDMIEGMRMDLKKSRYKTFDELYLYYYYVAGTVGLMSVPVMGISTHSQATTKSVYNAALA; from the exons ATGGTGGCGGAGATGCGCAGAATGCAGGGGCGGTGCGGCGACTATGCATCACATATAACACCAGCTGCTATGGATAGGCGGGAATCAAGATTGGAAGAGCTTTTCCAAGGGCGTCCATTTGATATGTTTGATGCTGCTTTATCAGATACGATTTCCAAATTTCCT CCATTTAAAGATATGATAGAAGGAATGAGAATGGATCTAAAGAAATCAAGATACAAAACCTTTGATGAATTATATCTCTACTATTACTATGTTGCTGGAACTGTTGGTTTAATGAGTGTTCCAGTTATGGGAATCTCAACGCATTCGCAAGCCACAACTAAAAGTGTATACAATGCTGCCTTGGCTTAA